From Lepisosteus oculatus isolate fLepOcu1 chromosome 8, fLepOcu1.hap2, whole genome shotgun sequence, one genomic window encodes:
- the cdin1 gene encoding CDAN1-interacting nuclease 1 isoform X1, with translation MKLSRAEYNEIARFMEKLRPTRQCMRMLKEKFPSQSQSTLLSIFSLEYQKRIKRTISKHHTPEAIETYYLRYQSEMKNNPTAPVLLSLANEVNFSPSLMARLILERHLQDQEGALSTKSVINSLLREPSLIRDRQLANQVYQCTINDCCYGPLVDCIKHAIGQEHEILLRDMLRERNLSFLDENQLRIKGYDKTPDIILEVPIAVEGHIIHWIESKASFGDYQSHRTYLNDQFWSYWNRSSSHLSERCFSGRQSEHSAFMELISQHIQLDKSLNTTNAMYKKILTLIIINATCC, from the exons ATGAAGCTGTCTCGAGCTGAATACAATGAGATAGCGAGGTTTATGGAGAAACTCCGACCCACACGCCAGTGTATGAGGATGCTTAAGGAAAAGTTTCCCAG TCAATCGCAGTCCACTCTGCTGAGCATCTTCTCCCTGGAGTACCAG aaaagaattaaaagaaCAATTTCAAAACATCATACACCAGAGGCTATTGAAACCTACTACCTAAG GTACCAGAGTGAGATGAAGAACAATCCGACTGCTCCTGTCCTTTTAAGCTTAGCCAATGAG gtgAACTTCTCTCCTTCACTCATGGCTCGACTTATTCTGGAGCGgcacctccaggatcaggaagGTGCACTGT CCACCAAGTCTGTTATAAACAGCCTGCTAAGGGAGCCATCTTTAATTCGTGACCGACAACTAGCCAATCAAGTCTACCAG TGCACAATAAATGACTGCTGTTATGGACCGTTGGTAGACTGCATCAAACA TGCCATTGGACAGGAACATGAAATCCTGTTGCGGGATATGCTTAGAGAGAGAAACCTGTCCTTTCTAG ATGAAAATCAGCTACGTATTAAGGGCTACGACAAGACACCTGACATAATTTTGGAGGTACCTATAG CTGTTGAAGGTCACATCATTCACTGGATTGAAAGCAAAGCATCATTTGGGGATTACCAAAGTCATCGCACTTACTTGAATGACCAGTTTTGGAGCTACTGGAACAG ATCTTCCAGTCACTTGAGTGAACGCTGCTTCTCAGGAAGACAAAGTGAACACAGTGCCTTTATGGAGCTTATTTCTCAACATATTCAGTTGGACAAGTCCCTTAACACTACAAATGCAATGTATAAAAAAATTCTTACATTAATAATTATCAATGCAACTTGCTGTTAA